A stretch of Vigna angularis cultivar LongXiaoDou No.4 chromosome 4, ASM1680809v1, whole genome shotgun sequence DNA encodes these proteins:
- the LOC108331019 gene encoding protein Brevis radix-like 4 produces the protein MLTCIARSKKLDSASDDPSSRGAKSLTCQLKEMALKASGSYKQCGPCAPPQSRLSRGGESDSESSRRRWGKEMEARLKGISSGEGTPSSSGRRMVVVLEEEAEPKEWVAQVEPGVLITFVSLPRGGNHLKRIRFSRDIFNKWQAQRWWAENYDKVMELYNVQRLNRQAIPLPTPPRSEDESSKRESIEEIPVTPPLSRERPPCNIFRGGGGGVAMGYSSSDSFDQHSLQSRHYYDPSGVNSTPKVSTISAAAKTDISSSMDADASIRSSSSREADRSGDLSISNASDLDAEWVEQDEPGVYITIRALPGGKRELRRVRFSREKFGEVYARLWWEENRARIHEQYL, from the exons ATGCTCACGTGCATAGCACGTTCCAAGAAACTCGACTCGGCGAGCGACGATCCGAGTTCGCGGGGCGCCAAATCGCTAACGTGTCAGCTGAAGGAGATGGCACTGAAGGCTTCGGGATCGTACAAGCAGTGCGGTCCGTGCGCGCCGCCGCAGAGTCGACTGAGTCGCGGTGGCGAGTCCGATTCGGAGTCGTCGCGGCGGCGGTGGGGGAAGGAGATGGAGGCTCGGTTGAAGGGGATTTCGAGCGGCGAGGGGACGCCGAGCTCCAGTGGGAGGAGAATGGTGGTGGTGCTGGAAGAGGAGGCGGAGCCGAAGGAGTGGGTGGCGCAGGTGGAGCCTGGCGTTTTGATCACGTTCGTATCGCTTCCGCGTGGCGGGAACCATCTCAAACGGATTCGGTTCAG TCGCGATATATTTAACAAATGGCAAGCTCAGAGATGGTGGGCAGAGAATTACGACAAGGTGATGGAACTTTACAATGTTCAAAGGCTTAACCGGCAAGCTATCCCTCTTCCAACTCCACCAAGGTCTGAAGACGAG AGCTCGAAGCGTGAATCAATAGAAGAGATCCCTGTGACACCTCCGCTGAGCAGGGAAAGGCCACCGTGTAATATATTccgtggaggaggaggaggggtGGCAATGGGGTACTCATCCTCTGATTCGTTCGATCAGCATTCATTGCAATCCCGGCATTACTATGATCCGAGTGGTGTGAACTCAACCCCGAAGGTGTCGACCATTAGTGCTGCTGCGAAGACAGATATCTCATCATCAATGGATGCTGATGCTTCTATCAGAAGTAGCTCATCTAGGGAAGCTGATCGCTCCGGCGATTTATCAATCAGTAATGCCAGTGACCTCGATGCTGAATGGGTCGAGCAGGATGAACCTGGGGTTTACATTACCATCAGAGCTCTCCCTGGTGGCAAAAGGGAGCTCAGACGAGTAAGGTTCAG